The following coding sequences are from one Triticum aestivum cultivar Chinese Spring chromosome 5A, IWGSC CS RefSeq v2.1, whole genome shotgun sequence window:
- the LOC123103650 gene encoding uncharacterized protein produces MGNCQAAEAAEVIIQHPGGKVERLYWPTPAAEVMKTNPGHYVALVILRLSPDDKAAAGDEAAAAAAVAGAGAAAKITRVKLLKPKDVLHLGQVYRLITAQEVTKALRARKDDKMRRCEAIKQQHDQLRRGDGAEQGASDKDANANAKQRVEKDRHRGSGGAQPAGGGRGRHWRPSLQSISEAAAGQSSSSISESTAS; encoded by the exons ATGGGCAACTGCCaggcggccgaggcggcggaggtcATCATCCAGCACCCCGGCGGCAAGGTGGAGCGCCTCTACTGGCCCACCCCGGCCGCCGAGGTCATGAAGACCAACCCCGGCCACTACGTCGCGCTCGtcatcctccgcctctcccccGACGACAAGGCGGCCGCGGGGgacgaggccgcggcggcggccgccgtCGCAGGCGCCGGCGCCGCAGCGAAGATCACCCGGGTCAAGCTCCTCAAGCCCAAGGACGTGCTCCACCTCGGCCAGGTCTACCGCCTCATCACCGCGCAAG AGGTGACCAAGGCGCTGCGGGCGAGGAAGGACGACAAGATGCGGCGGTGCGAGGCCATCAAGCAGCAGCACGACCAGCTCCGGCGCGGCGACGGGGCGGAGCAGGGCGCCTCGGACAAG GACGCGAACGCGAACGCGAAGCAGCGGGTGGAGAAGGACCGGCAccggggctccggcggcgcgcaGCCGGCCGGTGGCGGCAGAGGCCGGCACTGGCGGCCGTCCCTGCAGAGCATCTCCGAAGCCGCGGCGGGGCAGAGCAGCAGTAGCATCTCTGAATCCACTGCGAGCTAA
- the LOC123103651 gene encoding uncharacterized protein — protein sequence MEQEVSSDKNMVAQDHNNGSHSRANPKRLRSKAWEDFTPIYVGGKVAKAECMHCHLVFNSNSTNGTSNLLKHHAMCGPRAQKRPTQRKSTAAAGSDPTQKKLSFFPTSKKKCLGTADARPEKKDLVLLHNDTNRKSHEGNQNGSHEELGSPEQNDLALPDVPTDRNTKSQQVDQNGSHDELATAEQENDAFPDNPINKNVKNQSHEELALPEHEAIPTAIKLKNQDVGQDGSHGELVRKLALHGYLPSMMDHGGLRKSVDFLNPVVKMPSYADLISTFLDLFDNEKAKLKEKLAALRSRVCLSAYVWHYDPVSAFLCLSVHYIDDEWERQQKIITFRAMDTICNAEELGEAILLAIRDWGLCGKVFSIVLDDAFIDDSVASSVKAQLMKENSTFANQSLFVVRRGTHLLDQVIQVGLDELEKIMEKSANCSKPMMGPK from the coding sequence ATGGAACAGGAAGTTAGCAGTGACAAAAACATGGTGGCACAAGACCACAACAATGGCAGCCACTCCCGCGCAAACCCGAAAAGGCTCCGATCGAAGGCGTGGGAAGACTTCACACCCATCTACGTTGGTGGGAAGGTCGCGAAGGCTGAGTGCATGCATTGCCACCTGGTCTTCAATAGCAACAGCACAAATGGCACTAGCAACCTGCTTAAACACCATGCCATGTGCGGCCCCCGGGCCCAGAAGAGGCCAACACAACGGAAGAGTACAGCAGCAGCTGGCTCTGATCCGACGCAGAAGAAGCTATCGTTCTTTCCCACTAGCAAGAAGAAATGCTTGGGCACAGCAGATGCAAGGCCTGAGAAGAAGGATCTTGTTTTGCTTCACAATGACACTAATCGGAAGAGCCATGAGGGTAATCAGAATGGGTCTCATGAGGAACTTGGATCGCCTGAGCAGAATGATCTTGCCTTGCCTGATGTTCCCACTGACAGAAATACAAAGAGTCAACAAGTTGATCAAAATGGGTCTCATGACGAACTAGCTACAGCTGAGCAGGAAAATGATGCCTTCCCTGACAATCCCATCAACAAGAATGTAAAGAATCAGTCCCATGAGGAACTTGCATTGCCTGAACACGAGGCCATTCCTACTGCCATAAAACTGAAGAATCAGGATGTTGGTCAGGATGGATCCCATGGTGAGCTTGTTAGGAAATTGGCCTTGCACGGTTACCTGCCCTCGATGATGGACCATGGAGGACTCAGGAAGTCTGTGGATTTCTTGAATCCCGTGGTCAAGATGCCATCCTATGCTGACTTGATATCTACATTTTTGGATTTGTTCGACAATGAAAAGGCCAAGCTGAAGGAGAAGCTTGCAGCCCTTCGCAGTCGGGTATGCTTGAGTGCTTACGTTTGGCACTACGATCCAGTCTCGGCTTTCTTGTGCTTGAGTGTTCATTACATTGATGATGAATGGGAGAGGCAACAAAAGATCATCACATTTCGTGCCATGGATACTATTTGCAATGCAGAAGAACTGGGTGAAGCCATATTGCTGGCCATCCGAGATTGGGGTCTTTGTGGAAAAGTTTTCAGCATTGTACtggatgatgcatttattgatgattcAGTGGCTTCAAGTGTCAAAGCACAGCTCATGAAAGAGAACTCAACCTTTGCAAACCAGAGCTTGTTTGTGGTGCGTCGTGGAACTCATTTACTTGATCAGGTTATTCAGGTGGGGCTGGATGAACTTGAAAAAATCATGGAGAAATCAGCAAACTGTTCTAAACCTATGATGGGTCCTAAGTAG